Proteins from one Deltaproteobacteria bacterium genomic window:
- a CDS encoding carbamoyl-phosphate synthase small subunit encodes MDGRSRSHGVQVAEHAVSRAARPRTRRRHDRRRPRRVRTRRCAVTARRPAVLVLEDGSVFRGDAFGAEETVFGEVVFNTAMTGYQEILTDPSYCGQIVAMTAPQIGNTGVNREDFESGRVFASGFVVRELAPLASNWRAEGDLASLLADAGVAGITGVDTRALTRRIRDRGAQRGAIATGDVDVGELRDRVLASPSMEGRDLVPQVTCAERYTWDEPTWRPPDAPGAPPPPAELHVVAYDFGIKRNILRDLRDAGIRVTVVPATTPAADALALAPDGVFLSNGPGDPAAVTYAVDAVRDLVASGVPLFGICLGHQILALALGGRTYKLPFGHHGANHPVLDLATGKVEITSQNHGFCVDVDSLAGRAICTHLNLYDRTVEGLRVAGKPVFGVQYHPEASPGPHDSAYLFARFAAAMRGQSA; translated from the coding sequence ATGGACGGTCGATCGCGATCGCATGGAGTCCAAGTCGCGGAACACGCCGTTTCACGGGCGGCGCGTCCGCGGACGCGCCGTCGTCACGATCGTCGGCGGCCGCGTCGTGTACGAACTCGGAGGTGCGCTGTGACCGCGCGCCGCCCGGCGGTGCTCGTGCTCGAGGACGGCTCGGTGTTCCGCGGCGACGCTTTCGGCGCCGAGGAGACGGTGTTCGGCGAGGTCGTGTTCAACACGGCGATGACCGGCTACCAGGAGATTCTCACCGACCCGAGCTACTGCGGGCAGATCGTCGCCATGACCGCGCCGCAGATCGGCAACACCGGGGTCAACCGCGAGGATTTCGAGTCCGGCCGCGTGTTCGCGTCGGGGTTCGTGGTCCGCGAGCTGGCGCCGCTCGCGTCGAACTGGCGCGCGGAGGGCGACCTCGCGTCGCTGCTGGCGGACGCGGGCGTCGCCGGCATCACCGGGGTGGACACGCGAGCGCTCACCCGGCGCATCCGCGACCGCGGCGCCCAGCGCGGCGCGATCGCGACCGGCGACGTCGACGTGGGGGAACTGCGCGACCGCGTACTCGCATCGCCGTCGATGGAGGGGCGCGATCTGGTGCCACAGGTGACGTGCGCCGAGCGATACACCTGGGACGAGCCGACCTGGCGGCCGCCGGACGCCCCGGGCGCGCCGCCGCCGCCGGCCGAACTCCACGTCGTCGCCTACGACTTCGGCATCAAGCGCAACATCCTGCGCGACCTGCGCGACGCCGGCATTCGCGTCACGGTCGTACCGGCGACGACGCCGGCGGCTGACGCGCTCGCGCTGGCGCCCGACGGGGTGTTTCTGTCCAACGGGCCGGGGGACCCGGCGGCGGTCACGTACGCGGTCGATGCGGTCCGCGATCTGGTGGCCAGCGGCGTGCCGCTTTTCGGCATCTGCTTGGGACATCAGATCCTCGCGCTCGCCCTTGGCGGTCGCACCTACAAGCTGCCGTTCGGCCACCACGGCGCCAACCATCCGGTGCTCGATCTCGCCACCGGCAAGGTCGAGATTACGTCGCAGAACCACGGCTTCTGCGTCGATGTGGACTCGCTTGCCGGCCGCGCGATCTGCACGCACCTGAACCTGTACGACCGAACCGTGGAGGGCCTTCGGGTCGCCGGAAAGCCGGTGTTCGGCGTCCAGTATCATCCCGAGGCGAGCCCGGGCCCGCACGATTCCGCGTACCTGTTTGCGCGCTTCGCCGCGGCGATGCGCGGGCAATCGGCGTGA
- a CDS encoding acetoacetate--CoA ligase, translating to MSEPMWTPSSERIARANMTRFLKQVGQPDVRSAWRWSVDDPAAFWPAVWEFFDIAAAERGDRVVVDLDKMPGARWFPDARLNFAANLLRYRDDQVAIVAGDERGRRRSITYAELYAQVSAVARWLRAQGVAAGDRVAGFVPNVPESIVAMLATASIGAIWSSCSPDFGIRGVLDRFGQIEPKVLFCADGYSYNGKAIDSLARIRGILAQLPSVERTVVIPFAGDEPAIDGLPGAVRFADVAAQPDGDIDFAILPFNHPLYIMYSSGTTGVPKCIVHGAGGTLIQHLKELGLHTDVQRDDRIFYFTTCGWMMWNWLVSSLALGATVVLYDGSPTYPAPDALWSFAAEVGITVFGTSAKYLASIEKAGVVPRKTHDVSSVRAILSTGSPLLPESFDYVYRDIKRDVHLASISGGTDIISCFALGNPIGPVYRGELQMRGLGMRVAVFDDQGREVRGQKGELCCTRPFPSMPIYFWNDPDGKRYHDAYFARFPNVWCHGDYAELTEHDGMIIYGRSDATLNPGGVRIGTAEIYRVVESIPDVVESIAVGHPVDGDVEVILCVVLRDGVQLTDELERTIRRKLREEASPRHVPARIFQVPAIPRTISGKIVELAVQRVMHGQPVDNRDALANPEALDYFKNLL from the coding sequence ATGAGCGAGCCGATGTGGACGCCGTCGTCGGAGCGGATCGCGCGCGCGAACATGACGCGCTTTCTGAAACAAGTCGGCCAGCCCGACGTGCGGTCGGCGTGGCGCTGGTCGGTCGACGACCCCGCCGCGTTCTGGCCGGCCGTGTGGGAGTTCTTCGACATCGCGGCGGCCGAGCGGGGCGACCGCGTCGTCGTCGACCTCGACAAGATGCCCGGCGCGCGCTGGTTCCCGGACGCACGGCTGAACTTCGCCGCCAACTTGCTGCGCTACCGGGACGACCAGGTGGCCATCGTCGCGGGCGACGAACGCGGCCGGCGGCGCTCGATCACGTACGCCGAGTTGTACGCACAGGTCAGCGCGGTCGCGCGGTGGCTGCGGGCACAGGGCGTGGCCGCCGGCGACCGCGTAGCCGGCTTCGTTCCGAACGTTCCCGAGTCGATCGTCGCGATGCTCGCCACAGCGAGCATCGGCGCGATCTGGTCGTCCTGCTCGCCGGACTTCGGAATTCGCGGCGTGCTCGACCGATTCGGCCAGATCGAGCCGAAGGTGCTGTTTTGCGCGGACGGCTACTCGTACAACGGCAAGGCCATCGACTCGCTCGCGCGCATCCGCGGCATCCTCGCGCAGCTCCCGAGCGTCGAACGCACCGTGGTCATCCCGTTCGCCGGCGACGAACCGGCGATCGACGGCCTTCCGGGCGCGGTGCGGTTTGCGGACGTCGCGGCGCAGCCGGACGGCGACATCGACTTCGCGATACTGCCGTTCAACCACCCGCTGTACATCATGTACTCGTCGGGCACCACGGGCGTGCCCAAGTGCATCGTACACGGCGCCGGCGGTACGCTCATCCAGCACCTGAAGGAGTTGGGCCTGCACACCGACGTGCAGCGGGACGACCGCATCTTCTACTTCACGACCTGCGGATGGATGATGTGGAACTGGCTGGTGAGTTCGCTCGCGCTCGGGGCGACGGTCGTGCTGTACGACGGGTCGCCGACCTACCCGGCGCCGGACGCGCTGTGGTCGTTCGCCGCGGAGGTCGGCATCACCGTGTTCGGCACGAGCGCCAAGTACCTCGCGTCGATCGAGAAAGCCGGCGTCGTGCCGCGCAAGACGCACGACGTGTCGTCGGTGCGCGCGATTCTGTCGACCGGGTCGCCGCTTCTGCCGGAGAGCTTCGACTACGTGTACCGGGACATCAAGCGAGACGTCCACCTCGCGTCGATCTCGGGCGGCACCGACATCATTTCCTGCTTCGCCCTCGGCAACCCGATCGGCCCGGTCTACCGTGGCGAGTTGCAGATGCGGGGGCTCGGGATGCGGGTCGCGGTGTTCGACGACCAGGGGCGCGAGGTGCGCGGCCAAAAGGGCGAGCTTTGCTGTACGCGCCCATTTCCGTCGATGCCGATCTACTTCTGGAACGACCCGGACGGCAAGCGCTACCACGACGCGTATTTCGCCCGGTTCCCGAACGTCTGGTGCCACGGCGATTACGCCGAACTCACCGAGCACGATGGCATGATCATCTACGGCCGGTCGGACGCGACCCTGAATCCAGGCGGCGTCCGCATCGGCACGGCCGAGATTTACCGCGTCGTCGAGTCGATTCCCGACGTCGTCGAGTCGATCGCGGTCGGCCACCCGGTCGACGGGGACGTCGAGGTGATTCTGTGCGTCGTGTTGCGCGACGGCGTCCAACTCACCGACGAGTTGGAGCGCACGATTCGCCGCAAACTCCGCGAGGAAGCGTCGCCGCGCCACGTGCCGGCGCGCATCTTCCAGGTGCCGGCGATCCCGCGGACGATCAGCGGCAAGATCGTCGAGCTGGCCGTGCAGCGCGTCATGCACGGCCAGCCCGTCGACAACCGCGACGCGCTCGCGAACCCCGAAGCGCTCGACTACTTCAAGAACTTGCTGTGA
- the gor gene encoding glutathione-disulfide reductase, which produces MADFDYDLFVIGGGSGGVRAARIAAGHGARVALAEEYRYGGTCVIRGCVPKKLFVYASHFADDFRDAEAYGWRVGATQFDWPTLVAAKDREIDRLSAIYAGLLDRAGVTRFDARARLADPHTVEVGGRRVTARIILVATGGTPWKPSVPGVEYALTSNEMFHLPSLPRTILVVGGGYIAVEFACILSGFGVAVTLMYRRDKVLRGFDDDVRDAVQDHLAARGIELRMNANIERIERLEGGRLRMHLDGGGAFERDAVLCATGRRPNTDDLGLRECGVDLGPHGAIVVDEMSRTSVPSIYAVGDVTDRINLTPVALHEGHAFADSVFGGKPRPVDHECVPSAVFSQPPVATVGLTEAQARDRYPNVHIYRSRFTPLKHTLTGRGDHKTLMKLVVDGDSDRVLGAHMVGDDAPEIIQCIAIAVKMGATKADFDRTIGIHPTSAEEWVTMRTRVA; this is translated from the coding sequence ATGGCCGACTTCGACTACGATCTGTTCGTCATCGGCGGCGGTTCGGGCGGCGTCCGCGCGGCGCGCATCGCGGCCGGGCACGGTGCGCGCGTCGCGCTCGCCGAAGAGTACCGCTACGGCGGCACGTGCGTGATCCGCGGCTGCGTCCCCAAGAAGCTGTTCGTCTACGCATCGCACTTCGCCGACGACTTTCGCGATGCGGAGGCGTACGGTTGGCGCGTCGGCGCCACGCAGTTCGACTGGCCGACCCTGGTGGCGGCCAAGGACCGCGAGATCGATCGGCTCAGCGCCATCTATGCCGGCTTGCTCGACCGCGCCGGCGTGACGCGGTTCGACGCGCGCGCCCGGCTGGCCGATCCGCACACCGTGGAGGTCGGCGGCCGGCGGGTGACCGCGCGCATCATCCTCGTCGCCACAGGGGGAACGCCGTGGAAGCCGTCGGTGCCGGGCGTCGAGTACGCGCTCACCTCGAACGAGATGTTCCACCTGCCCTCCCTCCCGCGTACGATCCTGGTGGTCGGCGGCGGCTACATCGCGGTCGAATTCGCGTGCATCCTCAGCGGCTTCGGCGTCGCCGTCACGCTGATGTACCGCCGCGACAAGGTGCTGCGCGGGTTCGACGACGACGTGCGCGACGCGGTCCAGGATCACCTCGCGGCCCGCGGCATCGAACTGCGCATGAACGCCAACATCGAGCGGATCGAACGGCTCGAGGGCGGCCGGCTGCGCATGCACCTCGACGGCGGCGGCGCGTTCGAACGCGACGCCGTGCTGTGCGCGACCGGGCGACGCCCCAACACCGACGACCTCGGGCTGCGCGAATGCGGCGTCGACCTCGGGCCGCACGGCGCCATCGTCGTAGACGAGATGTCGCGCACGTCGGTCCCCAGCATCTATGCGGTCGGCGACGTGACCGACCGGATCAACCTCACGCCGGTCGCGTTGCACGAAGGGCATGCGTTCGCCGACTCCGTGTTCGGAGGGAAGCCGCGCCCGGTCGACCACGAGTGCGTCCCGTCGGCCGTGTTCTCGCAGCCGCCGGTCGCGACGGTCGGGCTCACCGAAGCCCAGGCCCGCGACCGCTACCCGAACGTCCACATATACCGCTCGCGTTTCACCCCGCTCAAACACACGCTCACCGGCCGCGGCGACCACAAAACGCTGATGAAGCTGGTGGTCGACGGCGACAGCGACCGCGTTCTCGGCGCGCACATGGTCGGCGACGACGCGCCCGAGATCATCCAATGCATCGCGATTGCGGTGAAGATGGGCGCGACGAAAGCCGACTTCGACCGGACCATCGGCATCCACCCGACGTCGGCGGAGGAGTGGGTCACGATGCGCACCCGCGTCGCGTGA
- a CDS encoding competence/damage-inducible protein A: MARTAGIVIIGDEILSGKFADENARYLIGALRELGVALQRVSMIPDDVDDIADTVARFSDRFDLVFTSGGVGPTHDDVTMAGIARAFGVDVVVHPALADAIRAFFGPELAERNLRLAEVPAGAELIGDGGDLKWPVARIRNVYILPGVPALFRRKFESIAHLFRDVPWTVERVFARADEGALAPHLDAVVAGHPDVAVGSYPRFDEPDYRVLITLESKHPDAVRAARADLVARLGDIVVRVEES; encoded by the coding sequence ATGGCCCGGACGGCCGGCATCGTCATCATCGGCGACGAGATCCTCAGCGGGAAGTTCGCCGACGAAAACGCCCGCTACCTCATCGGCGCGCTGCGCGAACTCGGCGTCGCGCTGCAGCGCGTGTCCATGATCCCCGACGACGTCGACGACATCGCGGACACGGTCGCCCGCTTCTCGGACCGGTTCGATCTCGTGTTCACGTCGGGAGGCGTGGGGCCGACCCACGACGACGTCACCATGGCCGGGATCGCGCGCGCGTTCGGTGTCGACGTGGTCGTTCACCCGGCCCTCGCCGATGCCATCCGCGCCTTCTTCGGCCCGGAGTTGGCCGAGCGCAACCTGCGGTTGGCCGAGGTCCCTGCCGGCGCCGAGTTGATCGGCGACGGCGGCGACCTGAAGTGGCCAGTCGCGCGAATTCGCAACGTCTACATCCTGCCCGGCGTGCCGGCGCTGTTCCGCCGCAAGTTCGAATCGATCGCCCACCTGTTTCGCGACGTGCCCTGGACGGTAGAGCGCGTGTTCGCGCGAGCCGACGAGGGCGCGCTCGCCCCGCACCTGGACGCCGTCGTCGCCGGGCATCCCGACGTCGCGGTGGGCAGCTACCCGCGCTTCGATGAGCCCGACTATCGGGTGCTCATCACGCTCGAGAGCAAGCACCCCGACGCCGTGCGCGCCGCACGCGCGGATCTGGTTGCGCGGTTGGGCGACATCGTGGTCAGGGTAGAGGAGTCATGA
- a CDS encoding serine protein kinase PrkA, whose translation MTDKPVDPGDALRAVGDAIREDFVKNKRVLSFAEYLDLCGQSYRQLRSAPQYIKDCFDYFGADEIAFPRGTVRRFRLFDCPWADGRDRLVGQEEVQNRVYRALKNFVNEGAANKLVLLHGPNGSAKTTLIRCIGRAMQHYSTLDEGALYRINWIFPAQKLSKSGIGFGGGYDDVNARDTFAYLPDDMIDAKVVDELRDHPLFLIPPARRRDLLESIVERTGARDAGFVLSDYIQYGQLSAKNKAIYEALLASYQGDYLKVLRHVQVERFYIQHRYRCGYVTVEPQLAVDATERQVTADRSIAALPAALQTVALFEYGGELVGANRGLIEYSDLLKRPIEAYKYLLTTVERSTVSLQTATLYLDLVYLGTSNEIHLNAFKELPEFQSFKGRLDLIRVPYLLDYTQEEQIYAQKLREAASDRHVQPHCAYVAALWAVLTRMRKPLAERYPKQVADLVARLTPLQKAELYATGAVPDDYTVDQAKLLRAHLSDLWHESDAYPSYEGRTGASPREMQTVLFNAANSSTFDYVSVEAVLAEIEELTRQVSVYEFLKQEPLPGGYHDHAQFIEIARRKWLDRVDEEVRAALNLVEEGEYQRLFAKYVTHVTYWTRNEKVFNEATGRSEDPDEELMREVERTLEVTGPADEFRKDLIARIGAWSLDHRGQKADYEHIFPKEFRKLRDAYFRQRREIVGRAVRNVVAYLTDGDRVLDDEAKAAARDTIDALVRRFGYIEASARDAVRALAKARYAE comes from the coding sequence ATGACGGACAAGCCGGTGGACCCGGGGGACGCGCTGCGCGCCGTCGGCGACGCGATTCGCGAAGACTTCGTCAAGAACAAGCGCGTACTGTCGTTCGCCGAGTACCTGGACCTGTGCGGGCAGTCGTATCGCCAGCTCCGGTCGGCGCCGCAGTACATCAAGGACTGTTTCGACTATTTTGGCGCCGACGAGATCGCGTTTCCGCGCGGCACGGTGCGGCGGTTCAGGCTGTTCGACTGTCCGTGGGCGGACGGCCGCGATCGCCTGGTGGGCCAGGAGGAAGTGCAAAACCGCGTCTACCGGGCGCTGAAGAACTTCGTCAACGAAGGGGCCGCCAACAAGCTGGTGCTGCTGCACGGCCCGAACGGCTCGGCCAAGACGACGCTGATCCGGTGCATCGGCCGCGCAATGCAGCACTACTCCACGCTCGACGAGGGGGCGCTGTATCGCATCAATTGGATCTTTCCCGCGCAAAAGTTGTCGAAGTCGGGCATCGGCTTCGGCGGCGGCTACGACGACGTCAACGCGCGCGATACGTTCGCCTACCTTCCCGACGACATGATCGACGCCAAGGTGGTCGACGAATTGCGCGACCATCCGCTGTTCCTGATTCCTCCCGCGCGCCGCCGGGACCTGCTCGAATCGATCGTGGAGCGCACGGGCGCGCGCGACGCCGGCTTCGTGCTGTCGGACTACATCCAATACGGCCAGCTGTCGGCCAAGAACAAGGCGATCTACGAGGCGCTGCTCGCCAGCTACCAGGGCGATTACCTCAAGGTGTTGCGCCACGTCCAGGTGGAGCGGTTCTACATCCAACACCGCTACCGCTGCGGCTACGTCACCGTCGAGCCGCAGCTCGCCGTCGATGCGACCGAGCGCCAGGTCACGGCCGACCGGTCGATCGCCGCGCTGCCGGCGGCGCTGCAGACGGTCGCGCTGTTCGAGTACGGCGGTGAGTTGGTCGGCGCCAACCGCGGGCTCATCGAATATTCCGATCTGCTCAAGCGCCCGATCGAGGCCTACAAGTACTTGCTGACGACCGTGGAGCGATCGACCGTGAGCCTGCAGACGGCGACGCTCTACCTGGACCTCGTCTACCTCGGTACGTCGAACGAGATCCACCTCAACGCATTCAAAGAACTGCCCGAGTTTCAGTCGTTCAAGGGGCGGCTCGACCTGATTCGAGTGCCCTATCTGCTCGACTACACTCAGGAGGAGCAGATCTACGCGCAGAAGCTGCGCGAGGCGGCCAGCGATCGGCACGTCCAGCCGCATTGCGCCTACGTCGCGGCACTGTGGGCCGTGCTCACGCGCATGCGCAAACCGCTCGCGGAACGCTATCCCAAACAGGTGGCCGATCTGGTTGCGCGCCTCACGCCGCTACAAAAGGCCGAACTGTACGCGACCGGCGCCGTGCCGGACGACTACACGGTCGACCAGGCCAAGTTGTTGCGTGCGCACCTGTCCGACTTGTGGCACGAGTCGGACGCATACCCGAGCTACGAGGGCCGCACCGGGGCGTCCCCTCGTGAAATGCAGACCGTGTTGTTCAACGCGGCGAACTCGTCCACGTTCGACTACGTGTCGGTGGAGGCGGTGCTGGCCGAAATCGAGGAACTCACCCGGCAGGTGTCGGTGTACGAGTTCCTCAAGCAGGAGCCGCTGCCGGGCGGCTACCACGACCACGCTCAGTTCATCGAGATCGCCCGGCGCAAGTGGCTCGATCGCGTGGACGAGGAAGTCCGCGCGGCGCTCAACCTGGTCGAGGAGGGCGAATACCAGCGCCTGTTTGCCAAGTACGTCACTCACGTCACGTACTGGACGCGCAACGAGAAGGTGTTCAACGAGGCCACGGGGCGCAGCGAGGACCCGGACGAGGAGTTGATGCGCGAGGTGGAGCGCACCCTCGAGGTCACTGGGCCGGCCGACGAGTTCCGCAAGGATCTGATCGCACGCATCGGCGCGTGGTCGCTGGACCACCGCGGGCAAAAGGCCGACTACGAGCACATCTTCCCCAAGGAGTTCCGCAAGCTGCGAGACGCCTACTTCCGCCAGCGGCGCGAGATCGTCGGCCGCGCTGTCCGCAACGTGGTCGCGTACCTCACCGACGGGGACCGCGTGCTCGACGACGAGGCGAAGGCGGCCGCGCGGGACACGATCGACGCGCTGGTGCGCAGGTTTGGCTACATCGAGGCCAGCGCCCGCGACGCGGTGCGCGCGTTGGCCAAGGCCCGTTACGCGGAGTAG
- a CDS encoding dihydroorotase, whose translation MDDRRDQSHTTRSGPGGSLLIRGGRVIDPAAGRDATADVKIEAGRIAEVGRGLAAPAGARVIDAADRIVGPGLIDLHVHLREPGEEYKEDIESGSRTAAAGGFTTVCCMPNTKPANDCRAVTELILERAALVDGVRVRPIGAISRGLQGEALAEFGEMRDAGIVAVSDDGRPVMSAGLMRRALEYARTFGLPVVQHAEDLSLSAGGAMNEGDAATRAGLSGQPPQAESVMVARDLELVEWTGARYHVAHVSTARTVALVRDAKRRGLPVTCEVTPHHFTLTDEACLAYDTSTKVAPPLRTAADIDAIVEALADGTIDCIATDHAPHSEVEKEVEFEHAACGMLGLETAVPLTLELVARGAIGWMRAVELLTAAPARVFDLRVPGAGTLAPGAVGDVTILDPDLEWTVDRDRMESKSRNTPFHGRRVRGRAVVTIVGGRVVYELGGAL comes from the coding sequence ATGGACGACCGCCGCGATCAAAGCCACACGACGCGCAGTGGGCCGGGAGGCAGCCTGCTGATTCGGGGCGGCCGCGTGATCGATCCGGCCGCCGGCCGCGATGCGACGGCCGACGTGAAGATCGAAGCCGGCCGGATCGCCGAGGTCGGCCGCGGGCTCGCGGCGCCGGCCGGCGCCCGCGTCATCGACGCCGCCGACCGCATCGTCGGGCCCGGCCTCATCGATCTCCACGTCCACCTGCGCGAGCCCGGCGAGGAGTACAAAGAGGACATCGAGTCCGGATCGCGGACGGCGGCCGCCGGCGGGTTCACGACGGTGTGCTGCATGCCGAACACCAAGCCGGCCAACGACTGCCGCGCAGTGACCGAGTTGATCCTCGAGCGCGCCGCGCTGGTCGACGGCGTCCGCGTGCGGCCGATCGGCGCGATCTCCCGCGGTCTGCAGGGCGAGGCGCTCGCCGAATTCGGCGAGATGCGCGACGCGGGGATCGTCGCGGTGTCCGACGACGGCCGCCCGGTCATGAGCGCGGGCTTGATGCGTCGCGCGCTCGAATATGCGCGCACGTTCGGCCTGCCGGTCGTCCAGCACGCCGAGGATCTGAGCCTGTCGGCCGGCGGCGCCATGAACGAGGGGGACGCGGCGACGCGCGCGGGCCTCAGCGGCCAGCCGCCGCAGGCCGAGTCGGTCATGGTCGCGCGCGACCTCGAGCTGGTCGAGTGGACCGGCGCGCGCTATCACGTCGCCCACGTGTCGACGGCGCGCACGGTCGCGCTGGTGCGCGATGCCAAACGCCGCGGCCTGCCGGTGACGTGCGAGGTGACGCCGCACCACTTCACGCTCACGGACGAGGCGTGCCTCGCGTACGATACGTCCACCAAGGTGGCGCCGCCGCTGCGCACGGCCGCCGACATCGACGCGATCGTCGAAGCGCTCGCCGACGGCACGATCGACTGCATCGCGACCGATCACGCACCGCACTCCGAGGTGGAGAAGGAGGTCGAGTTCGAACATGCCGCGTGCGGGATGCTCGGCCTCGAGACGGCGGTGCCGCTCACACTCGAACTGGTGGCCCGCGGCGCGATCGGCTGGATGCGCGCGGTGGAGTTGCTCACCGCGGCGCCTGCGCGGGTGTTCGACCTGCGCGTACCGGGCGCCGGCACCCTGGCTCCCGGCGCGGTCGGCGACGTGACGATCCTCGATCCGGATCTCGAATGGACGGTCGATCGCGATCGCATGGAGTCCAAGTCGCGGAACACGCCGTTTCACGGGCGGCGCGTCCGCGGACGCGCCGTCGTCACGATCGTCGGCGGCCGCGTCGTGTACGAACTCGGAGGTGCGCTGTGA
- a CDS encoding histidine--tRNA ligase: MTSEKLTSVRGMNDILPPESDAWRQFEDHCRAILHQYGYREVRTPIVEATALFARGVGEATDIVEKEMYTFADRKGRSLTLRPEGTASCVRAYIQHAVHKREPVTRWYYVGPMFRYERMQTGRYRQFWQIGVEVFGIAEPTIDVEIVAMLHRLYSEVGIANTVVINSVGGRADRPVYRERLLAHFGPHRDALCGDCRRRLDKNPLRVLDCKVEACRRIIAGAPSVLDALGDASRGHFDAVRRGLAAVGVPFDVDPRLVRGLDYYTGTVFELITADAALGAQGTIVAGGRYDDLVEDLGGPSTPAIGFALGVERAMLLLGDRGRAGAAIDVFFASAGPAARERALAVADAVRRAGFAADMEHRDVGFKAQFKRAHKLGAQWVVAIGDAEAAAGTVRLKHMESGQEREIAAELVVDALRGEV; encoded by the coding sequence ATGACCAGCGAGAAGCTCACGTCGGTGCGCGGCATGAACGACATCCTGCCGCCCGAGTCGGACGCGTGGCGGCAGTTCGAGGATCACTGCCGCGCCATCTTGCACCAGTACGGGTACCGAGAGGTCCGCACGCCGATCGTCGAAGCGACGGCGCTGTTCGCGCGCGGAGTCGGCGAGGCGACGGACATCGTCGAAAAGGAGATGTACACGTTCGCGGACCGCAAGGGCCGATCGCTCACACTGCGCCCCGAGGGCACCGCGAGTTGCGTGCGCGCGTACATCCAGCACGCCGTCCACAAGCGCGAGCCGGTCACCCGCTGGTACTACGTCGGGCCGATGTTCCGCTACGAGCGGATGCAGACCGGCCGATACCGCCAGTTCTGGCAGATCGGAGTCGAGGTGTTCGGCATCGCCGAGCCGACCATCGACGTCGAGATCGTCGCGATGCTGCACCGGCTGTACAGCGAGGTCGGCATCGCCAACACGGTGGTGATCAACTCGGTCGGCGGACGTGCCGACCGGCCGGTGTATCGCGAACGGTTGCTGGCGCACTTCGGTCCGCATCGCGACGCGCTGTGCGGCGACTGCCGGCGGCGGCTCGACAAGAATCCGCTGCGGGTGTTGGACTGCAAGGTGGAGGCGTGCCGCCGCATCATCGCTGGCGCGCCGTCGGTGCTCGATGCGCTCGGCGACGCCAGCCGCGGCCATTTCGACGCCGTCCGGCGCGGACTGGCCGCCGTCGGCGTGCCGTTCGACGTCGACCCGCGCCTCGTGCGCGGGCTCGATTACTACACCGGCACCGTATTCGAGCTGATCACCGCCGACGCGGCGCTCGGCGCGCAGGGTACGATCGTCGCCGGCGGCCGCTACGACGACCTGGTCGAAGACCTCGGCGGCCCGTCCACCCCCGCGATCGGGTTCGCGCTCGGCGTCGAACGAGCGATGTTATTGCTGGGCGACCGCGGGCGCGCAGGCGCCGCCATCGACGTATTCTTCGCCAGCGCCGGCCCCGCCGCCCGCGAGCGCGCGCTCGCGGTGGCCGATGCCGTCCGTCGCGCGGGGTTCGCGGCGGACATGGAGCACCGCGACGTGGGGTTCAAGGCGCAGTTCAAGCGCGCTCACAAGCTCGGCGCCCAGTGGGTCGTCGCGATCGGCGACGCCGAGGCGGCCGCCGGCACGGTGCGGCTCAAGCACATGGAGTCGGGGCAGGAGCGCGAAATCGCCGCCGAGCTGGTGGTCGACGCCCTGCGCGGCGAAGTGTAG